From Candidatus Pedobacter colombiensis, one genomic window encodes:
- a CDS encoding LytTR family DNA-binding domain-containing protein translates to MRVLIIEDEELAADTLQKTLMHINPNIQILAILGTIEAAVAWLKKNTADLLFMDIHLGDGESFQIFQRVTVNSPVIFTTAYDQYTLKAFKNQGIDYLLKPFDEEDVRVALAKLNTIRNASDIALPQIQPEPPTGKLRNRFMVKMGKLIKTVQSDDVAYFMADDKYLFLMTKDRQNYIIEETISSLEPQLDPADFFRVNRKFIINIDAIKEMYKLSRNRVRIVLNPAPADGIEVIVSEERAEAFKNWLDL, encoded by the coding sequence ATGAGGGTATTAATTATTGAGGATGAAGAGTTGGCGGCGGATACACTGCAGAAAACCCTCATGCACATTAATCCAAACATACAAATATTAGCCATTCTAGGCACCATAGAAGCTGCTGTAGCCTGGTTAAAGAAGAATACTGCCGACTTACTGTTTATGGATATTCACCTTGGTGATGGAGAAAGTTTCCAGATTTTCCAACGGGTAACTGTAAATAGTCCGGTCATCTTTACCACTGCTTACGATCAGTATACCCTAAAAGCATTTAAAAATCAGGGCATCGATTATTTGTTGAAACCATTTGATGAAGAAGATGTACGTGTGGCTTTGGCCAAGCTAAATACCATACGTAACGCATCAGATATAGCACTCCCTCAAATCCAACCAGAGCCTCCAACAGGTAAACTTAGGAACAGGTTTATGGTTAAAATGGGTAAGCTGATCAAGACGGTACAATCGGACGATGTGGCGTATTTTATGGCGGATGATAAATACCTTTTTCTGATGACTAAAGATCGGCAGAACTACATCATTGAAGAAACCATTAGTAGTTTGGAGCCACAATTGGACCCCGCTGATTTCTTCAGGGTAAACCGAAAATTCATCATCAACATTGATGCGATTAAAGAGATGTACAAGCTATCGAGAAACCGGGTAAGGATTGTACTCAACCCCGCTCCTGCTGATGGAATTGAAGTAATTGTTAGCGAAGAACGCGCCGAAGCGTTTAAGAATTGGCTTGATTTATAA
- a CDS encoding metalloregulator ArsR/SmtB family transcription factor: MGLTKSEIFTEAQNQLSQLLKAMAHPARIAILQQIISANACICGDLVEELGLAQATISQHLKELKNAGIIQGTIEGVTVCYCINPKTWKLLETQLGAFLGSFKDPKNCC; this comes from the coding sequence ATGGGACTTACTAAATCAGAAATATTTACCGAAGCGCAAAACCAACTTTCGCAGTTGTTGAAAGCAATGGCACATCCTGCACGTATCGCTATTTTACAGCAGATAATTTCTGCCAATGCTTGTATTTGTGGTGATCTGGTAGAAGAACTGGGTTTAGCGCAAGCCACCATATCTCAACATTTAAAAGAGCTTAAAAACGCAGGTATTATACAAGGAACCATTGAAGGTGTAACCGTATGTTATTGTATAAATCCTAAAACATGGAAACTATTGGAAACGCAATTGGGTGCTTTTTTGGGGTCATTTAAAGATCCTAAAAACTGCTGTTAA
- a CDS encoding SusC/RagA family TonB-linked outer membrane protein: MNKILLFFLLLSLGLKGYSQEQTTVTGTVLSEDDGKPIPGASVFVDKSGIGEQSSPGVIQNTVIGAMTDMDGHFTLKVPAGTTYLKVSYLGYNTAMVNITNKTKITVSLTNDNKVLSEVIVNGYTDISKRKNTTSIAKVDYDKIRQTGVAGIDQMLEGQVAGVAVGNLTGGPGAAPQIRIRGTVSLNGSQDPLWVLDGLPLDGTNLPNTIEKDNIDQLRNLPIAGLNPDDIADITILKDAAATAIYGARAANGVIVITTKKGKKGPMAINFSANTFISERPDLSKLNLMNATEKVDFELGMANRTDLDYRAGNGEIARILKKNGELNKYRTGGFSALNSSTQEAINALRADGTDWGKEIYQNAINQQYTLGLSGGSDQATYYFSGGYYNEKGTTKQTGLERYNMTLKTDFNISQKLKAGAAVFGSKTTRSNYLADVDAFTNLSTYTRNVNPYQTVRNATGGFNYDPDIFGNRGGDAYIPFNAVEERENTRYTLDNKSLKAILDLSYQIHKNLNLRTELGLQFEDTGIEKFGGQDSYYTRKYRQKYELWNSSTKKYESFIPQGGTIYNQNANSFQYNWKTILEYKKVFAEKHEIEALAGTEFRRTNNEAISTRAFGFNERTLTSKGVIYPDQGYANASDLIPYKKEFVENAYASFYSTLSYTYDRKYTAYGSIRYDGSDLFGVDPKYRYLPIYSLSGAWNASEEQFIKNISWISSLRVRTSYGLQGNIDKSTSPFVVGTYTNTGILPGPTQPTIGVTSPPNNKLRWEKTSTFNAGVDFGIFKNAVQVTFDYYNRFSKDLIGVEELQQENGFDFTSSNFSQLRNKGLELTISTRNLNTANFSWSTDFNIAHNKSKVIREKVRPNQFMPSKEGYPVNGIWVIKTDGLDKDGLPIFVRDGKKLSLEEFYGLYDPNADVEWLAGYAVNSKYTGKAFQDLYTYAGDGDAQFIGGLTNRFRYSNFDLSISALFNINKLVRTTPTYNPSQVDRGRNYSRDILNAWSPTNTGSTLPGIYGRDSFNGDRWMAYSWQDGNDPAYSYQALDIFVKNMSYVRINSIRLGYTMPAAIAGKVKANSLRISLEARNPFVIGTDYKGYFDPETYGNIYAQPITRSISVGLNATF; encoded by the coding sequence ATGAATAAAATTTTATTATTTTTTCTGCTGCTCTCACTTGGCCTTAAAGGCTATAGCCAGGAACAAACCACAGTTACCGGAACGGTGCTGTCGGAAGACGACGGCAAACCCATCCCCGGAGCTTCAGTTTTCGTGGATAAATCCGGAATTGGTGAGCAGTCGAGCCCAGGCGTGATACAGAACACTGTTATTGGCGCAATGACGGATATGGATGGCCATTTTACTTTAAAGGTTCCTGCCGGAACTACTTATTTAAAAGTGAGCTATCTGGGTTACAATACAGCAATGGTAAATATTACCAACAAAACTAAGATTACGGTTTCTTTAACCAACGACAACAAGGTGTTGAGCGAGGTGATTGTAAACGGTTATACGGATATTTCTAAACGTAAGAACACGACCTCTATTGCGAAAGTTGACTATGACAAAATACGTCAGACTGGTGTTGCCGGTATTGACCAAATGTTAGAAGGACAGGTTGCTGGTGTTGCTGTTGGAAACCTTACTGGTGGTCCCGGTGCTGCGCCGCAGATCAGAATCCGTGGTACAGTTTCCTTAAACGGTTCACAAGATCCGTTATGGGTATTGGACGGCCTGCCTTTAGACGGTACCAATTTGCCAAATACCATTGAAAAAGACAATATTGATCAATTGCGCAACTTACCTATTGCAGGTTTAAACCCTGATGATATCGCCGACATCACGATCCTTAAAGATGCTGCAGCTACTGCCATTTATGGCGCCAGAGCAGCGAATGGTGTAATTGTTATTACTACCAAAAAAGGAAAGAAAGGACCGATGGCTATCAATTTCTCTGCAAATACATTTATTTCAGAGCGTCCAGACTTATCGAAGCTTAACCTGATGAATGCTACTGAAAAAGTGGACTTTGAATTGGGCATGGCTAATCGTACAGACTTAGACTACAGAGCCGGTAACGGTGAAATAGCCAGAATTTTGAAAAAAAACGGTGAATTGAATAAATACAGAACCGGTGGTTTTTCTGCTTTGAATTCTTCAACTCAGGAAGCGATCAATGCTTTAAGAGCAGATGGAACAGATTGGGGTAAAGAAATTTATCAAAATGCCATTAACCAGCAATATACTTTAGGTTTATCAGGTGGTAGCGACCAGGCTACTTATTATTTCTCTGGCGGTTATTACAATGAAAAAGGAACGACTAAACAAACCGGTTTAGAGCGTTACAACATGACCTTGAAAACTGATTTTAACATCTCTCAGAAGTTGAAAGCAGGGGCAGCAGTTTTTGGTTCAAAAACGACCCGTTCAAATTATCTGGCAGATGTTGATGCATTTACCAACCTTAGTACTTATACAAGGAATGTCAATCCTTACCAAACCGTGAGAAATGCAACTGGCGGTTTTAACTACGATCCTGATATTTTTGGTAACCGTGGTGGCGATGCCTATATTCCTTTTAATGCGGTTGAAGAACGTGAAAACACACGTTATACTTTAGATAACAAGAGCCTAAAAGCAATCTTGGACCTGAGCTATCAGATCCATAAAAATTTGAATCTTCGTACGGAATTGGGTCTTCAATTTGAAGATACTGGCATAGAGAAATTTGGTGGACAAGATTCCTATTATACGCGTAAATACAGACAGAAGTATGAGCTTTGGAACTCCAGCACCAAAAAATATGAATCTTTTATCCCTCAGGGAGGAACGATTTACAATCAAAATGCAAATAGTTTCCAATACAACTGGAAAACAATTTTAGAGTATAAAAAGGTTTTTGCTGAAAAGCATGAAATTGAGGCCCTTGCAGGAACGGAATTCAGAAGAACTAATAATGAAGCCATCTCAACAAGAGCTTTTGGTTTTAACGAACGTACCTTAACTAGTAAAGGAGTTATTTATCCAGACCAAGGTTATGCCAACGCAAGTGATTTGATTCCTTATAAAAAAGAGTTTGTTGAAAATGCTTATGCTTCTTTTTATAGTACCTTATCTTATACTTACGACAGAAAATATACCGCTTATGGTAGTATTCGTTATGATGGATCTGACTTATTCGGTGTAGACCCTAAATACAGATATTTACCTATTTATTCCTTGTCTGGTGCATGGAATGCTAGTGAAGAGCAATTTATCAAAAATATCTCCTGGATCTCGAGCCTACGTGTTCGTACTTCATACGGTTTACAAGGAAACATAGATAAAAGTACTTCTCCTTTTGTAGTAGGAACTTATACCAACACCGGTATTCTTCCAGGTCCAACACAGCCAACTATTGGAGTAACTAGTCCGCCGAACAATAAGTTGAGATGGGAAAAAACTTCTACTTTCAATGCGGGTGTTGACTTTGGAATATTCAAAAATGCTGTTCAGGTAACTTTTGATTATTACAACCGTTTCAGTAAAGATTTAATCGGTGTTGAAGAGTTACAACAAGAAAATGGTTTTGATTTTACCAGCTCTAACTTCTCTCAATTGAGAAATAAAGGATTAGAGTTGACCATTTCTACAAGAAACCTCAATACAGCTAACTTCTCATGGTCAACTGATTTCAATATTGCCCATAACAAAAGTAAGGTAATCAGAGAAAAGGTTCGTCCCAATCAGTTTATGCCGTCTAAGGAAGGCTATCCTGTAAATGGAATCTGGGTTATTAAAACGGATGGATTAGACAAAGACGGTCTTCCTATATTTGTTAGAGATGGCAAGAAGCTTTCTTTGGAAGAGTTTTACGGATTATATGATCCAAATGCCGATGTGGAATGGTTAGCAGGTTATGCTGTAAATAGCAAATACACAGGTAAAGCATTCCAGGATCTATATACTTATGCAGGTGATGGCGATGCACAGTTTATAGGTGGTTTGACCAACCGTTTCCGTTATTCGAATTTCGATTTATCGATCTCTGCACTTTTCAATATCAATAAATTAGTGAGAACTACGCCAACTTATAATCCTTCACAAGTAGATCGTGGAAGGAATTATTCAAGAGATATTCTTAATGCCTGGTCTCCAACAAATACAGGCAGTACCTTACCTGGAATTTATGGCAGAGATAGCTTTAATGGTGATAGATGGATGGCTTATAGCTGGCAGGATGGCAATGACCCAGCTTATAGCTACCAAGCCCTGGATATTTTCGTGAAAAATATGAGCTATGTACGTATCAACAGCATCCGTTTAGGATACACTATGCCAGCAGCAATCGCTGGGAAAGTAAAAGCAAATAGCTTGAGAATTAGCCTGGAGGCAAGAAATCCTTTCGTAATCGGTACAGATTACAAAGGTTATTTTGATCCGGAAACTTATGGTAACATCTATGCACAGCCGATCACGAGAAGTATTTCTGTTGGTCTAAACGCAACTTTTTAA
- a CDS encoding RagB/SusD family nutrient uptake outer membrane protein, with amino-acid sequence MNKIIKLTAILFLMISASSCKKYLDIEPVGKVIPTTVEDFRALLNSGYTQFPSHKSNLAFRTDELLLNTAKTETANYYDQYKWNDLNPDANSLEMPYGAFYTSIFYANSVIEDIEAKAGVSAETAQIKGEAYLLRAYAEFELLNLYAKPFDKNTAATDRGVPISLKIDLETNYKPSTVEVVYNQIFADLAAGQALLNVTTFPAGQNYRFTKRAALALTARIYEYRGEWSSALKASQDALAINNTLQDLNAAGATFAPNHYQSVENIMSMERAFNPGASNSSFMSPHLLGIYDPINDKRYALYFQKYNVMPWDDDYEENKDKIVSNKGSDIAYKITFRNAELYLIKAEAALQTDDLSTALQTLLALKVKRLTPAYYAIEKTRISGLGKADLYQEIIRERERELALEGHRWYDLRRFGQPEMKHEFKGAIYTLQKNDPRYTIRFPQSAIKANPNLQ; translated from the coding sequence ATGAATAAGATTATAAAATTAACAGCCATTCTGTTCTTGATGATATCAGCCAGTAGCTGTAAAAAATATTTAGATATTGAGCCGGTAGGAAAAGTAATCCCTACCACAGTAGAGGATTTCAGAGCACTATTGAACTCAGGATATACTCAGTTTCCAAGTCATAAATCTAACCTGGCTTTTCGTACAGACGAATTGCTATTGAATACCGCTAAAACGGAAACAGCAAACTATTACGACCAGTACAAGTGGAATGACTTGAATCCAGATGCCAATTCTTTGGAAATGCCTTACGGTGCTTTTTATACCTCTATTTTCTATGCTAATTCTGTGATTGAAGATATTGAAGCAAAAGCAGGTGTATCAGCAGAAACGGCACAAATTAAGGGAGAAGCTTATTTGCTTCGTGCTTATGCAGAATTTGAGTTGTTGAACTTATATGCTAAACCTTTTGATAAGAATACTGCGGCAACAGATCGTGGTGTTCCAATTTCTTTGAAAATTGATTTGGAAACGAACTACAAGCCTTCAACAGTAGAGGTGGTGTACAATCAGATCTTTGCAGATCTTGCTGCAGGACAAGCCTTATTAAATGTAACTACTTTTCCTGCTGGTCAGAACTACCGCTTCACCAAACGTGCAGCTCTAGCTTTAACGGCAAGAATTTACGAGTATAGAGGAGAATGGAGCAGCGCATTAAAAGCAAGCCAAGATGCATTGGCAATCAATAACACTTTACAAGATCTGAATGCAGCAGGAGCAACTTTTGCGCCTAACCATTACCAGTCTGTAGAAAATATCATGTCGATGGAGAGAGCTTTTAATCCAGGGGCCTCCAATTCCTCGTTCATGTCTCCGCATTTGTTAGGGATCTATGACCCGATCAATGATAAAAGATATGCCTTGTATTTCCAGAAATACAACGTCATGCCTTGGGACGATGACTATGAAGAGAATAAAGATAAAATAGTGTCTAACAAAGGTAGTGATATTGCTTATAAAATTACCTTCCGTAATGCCGAGCTTTACCTGATTAAGGCAGAAGCAGCTTTACAAACAGATGACCTGAGTACAGCATTACAAACTTTACTGGCTTTAAAAGTGAAACGCTTAACGCCTGCATACTATGCAATAGAAAAAACTAGAATTTCCGGCTTAGGTAAAGCAGACTTATATCAGGAAATTATCAGAGAGAGAGAAAGAGAATTGGCATTGGAAGGACACCGTTGGTACGATTTAAGACGTTTCGGTCAGCCTGAAATGAAACATGAATTTAAAGGGGCAATTTATACCCTTCAGAAAAACGATCCAAGATATACGATCCGTTTCCCTCAATCTGCGATTAAAGCAAATCCGAACCTTCAATAG